A genomic stretch from Dissulfurispira thermophila includes:
- a CDS encoding hemolysin family protein, giving the protein MWSNILFILIFIFINGFFAASEIAVVTIRRSRIKQLVEEGKKNAEILNKLKESPDRFLATIQIGVTLAGALASAIGGAAAVEVIKPILKTIPIPFIAVSSEAIAIGVVVICITYFSLIFGELIPKSIALSNPEGVGLFTAPVINRISNLANILVTILTSSTDMLLKPFGKKAFTERGYITEEEVKMLIEEGGERGVFELEEKELIHSVFEFTDTFAKEVMKPVTQMVVININMPIDEIKTIIAEEKFSRYPVIGKDINDIRGILYAKDFYNILSKTGSVDIHKIIKPPMFIPETMKISILLREMQKKRIHMAIVIDEYGAVSGLVTMEDLLEEIVGEIRDEYDIESPVIRLSDGSIIIDASISVSDLSEDYNIEIPSSPEYETLGGFIITYLQRIPQTGDMIEINDKRLKVVEMVGQRIAKVKMEKIDKG; this is encoded by the coding sequence ATGTGGTCTAATATATTATTTATATTAATATTTATCTTTATAAACGGTTTCTTTGCAGCCTCTGAGATAGCTGTTGTTACAATTAGAAGATCCCGCATAAAACAACTTGTAGAAGAGGGGAAAAAAAATGCTGAGATTTTAAATAAACTAAAAGAATCCCCTGACAGATTCCTTGCTACAATTCAAATAGGTGTTACGTTGGCAGGTGCACTTGCATCTGCTATAGGTGGAGCTGCTGCTGTAGAGGTTATCAAGCCTATTCTGAAGACTATCCCGATACCGTTTATAGCTGTATCCAGCGAGGCAATAGCTATAGGTGTTGTAGTTATATGTATAACTTATTTTTCATTAATATTTGGAGAACTTATCCCTAAATCTATAGCACTATCAAATCCAGAAGGTGTAGGTCTCTTTACTGCACCTGTAATAAACCGAATTTCAAATCTGGCAAACATATTAGTAACTATTCTTACATCAAGCACAGATATGTTATTGAAGCCATTTGGCAAAAAGGCATTTACAGAAAGAGGTTATATCACAGAAGAAGAAGTGAAAATGCTAATAGAAGAGGGTGGGGAGAGAGGGGTCTTTGAGTTAGAGGAAAAAGAACTTATACATAGTGTCTTTGAATTTACTGATACATTTGCAAAAGAGGTTATGAAACCGGTCACTCAGATGGTGGTTATAAACATTAATATGCCAATTGACGAGATTAAGACTATCATAGCTGAGGAAAAATTCTCACGCTATCCAGTTATAGGGAAAGATATAAATGATATCAGAGGTATTTTGTATGCAAAGGATTTTTATAACATACTCTCAAAAACAGGTAGTGTGGATATTCATAAGATTATAAAACCACCAATGTTTATTCCAGAGACAATGAAGATAAGTATTCTTTTAAGAGAAATGCAGAAAAAAAGGATTCATATGGCAATAGTTATAGACGAATATGGTGCTGTTTCTGGTCTTGTGACTATGGAGGACCTGCTTGAAGAAATCGTTGGAGAAATTAGAGATGAATATGATATAGAGAGTCCTGTTATTAGACTCAGCGATGGCTCTATAATAATAGATGCATCTATAAGTGTGAGTGACCTATCAGAAGACTATAATATAGAAATACCATCATCGCCAGAATATGAGACTCTTGGGGGGTTTATTATTACATATCTTCAAAGGATACCACAGACCGGTGACATGATCGAAATCAATGATAAGAGATTAAAGGTTGTTGAAATGGTTGGTCAGAGGATAGCAAAGGTAAAGATGGAAAAAATTGACAAAGGATAA
- the rd gene encoding rubredoxin — MEKWKCSVCGYVYDPEYGDPDSGVAAGTPFEKLSDDWVCPVCGAAKDMFEKV, encoded by the coding sequence ATGGAAAAATGGAAATGCAGTGTATGTGGTTATGTATATGATCCTGAATATGGAGACCCTGACTCAGGTGTTGCGGCAGGTACACCTTTTGAAAAACTTTCAGATGACTGGGTATGCCCTGTTTGCGGTGCAGCAAAGGATATGTTCGAGAAGGTTTAA
- a CDS encoding ferritin family protein translates to MNAVEIAIKMETDAIRFYREASDKCNHIVGKKMFLSISEDEKRHLDMLSELFKGLDFKIHEASPMKVVKTIFEEMRHEMMERVKATKDELEAFKIAADMEKHGIEFYKKAAVEAITEKEKKLFERLAYEEEQHYAIFSNTYFFMSDTGSWYMWEEHSIVDGGTPWA, encoded by the coding sequence ATGAATGCAGTTGAAATAGCCATAAAGATGGAGACAGACGCAATAAGGTTTTATAGAGAGGCATCAGATAAATGCAATCATATTGTAGGCAAAAAAATGTTTTTGTCTATATCAGAGGACGAAAAAAGACACCTTGATATGCTCTCTGAGTTATTTAAAGGTCTTGATTTCAAGATCCATGAGGCATCTCCAATGAAGGTTGTAAAAACCATCTTTGAAGAAATGAGACACGAGATGATGGAAAGGGTCAAGGCTACCAAAGATGAACTTGAAGCATTTAAAATAGCTGCAGATATGGAAAAACATGGTATCGAGTTTTATAAAAAGGCTGCTGTAGAAGCTATAACAGAGAAAGAAAAGAAACTCTTTGAAAGACTTGCATATGAAGAAGAACAGCACTATGCAATCTTTTCAAATACCTACTTCTTTATGTCAGATACAGGAAGCTGGTATATGTGGGAAGAACACAGCATTGTAGATGGCGGAACACCATGGGCATAA